The following proteins come from a genomic window of Venturia canescens isolate UGA chromosome 4, ASM1945775v1, whole genome shotgun sequence:
- the LOC122410190 gene encoding dehydrogenase/reductase SDR family protein 7-like, with translation MKQHENLKGWPLVWWLFTLFGIPVTFPWLLYHLVDFLRNKRRKAALHSKVVLITGASSGLGEALAHTFYSCGCRIILVARRKEELERVKNSLMETHHTAPTHPPIVLPLDLTDINSLPAEIDKVLTIHGQIDLLINNAGISYRGEVVSTNVNVDIKVMLVNYFAQIALSKAVLPSMISRQTGHIVCVSSVQGKIAIPYRSAYAASKHALQAWSDSTRAELADKNVKITVVNPGYIRTSLSLNALTGDGQNYGVMDKTLQEGYTPEYVARRILTAVLKEEKEIMISPITPKAATFLRYIWPSLYFKIMERRAKKKVE, from the exons ATGAAACAACAcgaaaatttgaagggttGGCCTCTTGTTTGGTGGCTTTTCACCTTGTTCGGTATCCCTGTGACGTTTCCATGGTTATTGTATCACTTGGTTGACTTTTTAAGGAAtaaacgtcgaaaagctgCGCTTCATAGCAAG GTAGTACTGATCACTGGTGCGAGTTCAGGTTTGGGTGAAGCTTTGGCCCATACATTTTATAGTTGCGGTTGTCGAATAATTCTAGTAGCCCGGCGCAAGGAGGAATtggaaagagtgaaaaattcgttgatgGAAACTCACCAT ACTGCTCCGACACACCCGCCAATTGTTCTTCCGCTGGATCTCACCGACATCAATTCTCTTCCTGCAGAAATCGATAAAGTTCTTACTATTCATGGCCAGATTGATCTTCTGATAAACAATGCTGGAATTTCGTACCGTGGAGAAGTTGTTAGTACGAATGTCAATGTAGACATCAAAGTCATGCTAGTTAATTATTTTGCACAGATTGCACTTTCGAAAG CTGTACTTCCCTCAATGATAAGCCGTCAAACTGGTCACATAGTCTGCGTCAGCAGTGTACAGGGGAAAATTGCCATACCCTATCG GTCAGCTTATGCTGCATCGAAGCACGCTTTGCAGGCGTGGAGTGATTCCACACGAGCAGAACTGGCTGATAAGAATGTTAAGATTACAGTCGTTAATCCAGGGTACATAAGAACGTCGTTATCACTCAATGCCCTGACAGGGGATGGTCAAAATTATGGAG TGATGGACAAAACTCTGCAGGAAGGTTATACTCCAGAATATGTTGCCAGAAGAATATTAACAGCAGtattgaaagaagaaaaggaaaTAATGATATCTCCAATTACTCCAAAAGCTGCAACGTTCCTTCGCTATATTTGGCCATCCCTCTATTTTAAAATAATGGAGAGACGGGCTAAGAAGAAAGTTGAATAA
- the Pmi gene encoding transmembrane protein 11 homolog, mitochondrial, producing MVVDEAGDRDESANVAIIREVYDTENAHETFEYELERALEAECTLIVIEPSKLGDETSRWIAVGNCLHKTAALSGLAAIFTGLTWGEHPYIYGLFCTTSVITCGLYTVSWQLDPCCQYQVETDTSKLPHVELLAVLGPSSPTFLVRKDDSRRRILHTTITLTALSISVWRLYQAFK from the exons ATGGTGGTTGATGAAGCAGGTGACAG AGACGAATCTGCCAATGTCGCCATCATCAGAGAGGTGTACGACACAGAAAATGCGCATGAAACCTTTGAATACGAGCTAGAGAGAGCGCTTGAAGCCGAATGTACTCTAATTGTTATTGAGCCCTCGAAACTCGGTGATGAAACCTCTCGATGGATAGCAGTGGGAAATTGCTTGCACAAAACTGCTGCTTTATCCGGATTAGCAGCAATTTTCACAG GACTTACATGGGGCGAGCATCCGTACATTTATGGATTATTTTGCACAACCTCCGTAATAACTTGCGGGCTTTACACTGTATCTTGGCAGCTTGATCCCTGTTGTCAGTATCAAGTGGAAACAGACACGAGTAAACTGCCACACGTTGAACTGTTGGCCGTTTTAGGTCCATCCTCGCCAACTTTTCTTGTGCGTAAGGATGATTCTCGAAGGCGCATTCTCCACACAACGATTACCCTCACGGCACTCAGTATCAGTGTCTGGAGACTTTATCAAGCCTTCAAGTGA